From Spirosoma agri, one genomic window encodes:
- a CDS encoding VRR-NUC domain-containing protein translates to MVGRQKLILTPRYYLDNFRYVLDFVKRLYGGLLNEAEWDFIRRFDALSLDAQCLYVRFSNRKGLFFRTNKLQYNEITDLPAAVGELLTAGFIERLAAQHEIRGEEALGVFTKPELLELLPLEPEESKPLAKEKKERIVRYTLQELDFGEVITSLTTRETVVKLNFEAEDVMIKYLFFGNRGSSMTEFVVRDLGMVNFERYDESKLTARFRTRKEVEDKLLISLTNEDFYELKEAETPAEAIYNWFLNWNETRPELTEIAIPGYQKLVVRVGAYLERQKLPEQALSVYELSDRVPARERRVRLLFKNGSVDEALALCDEIAVNPLNAEERYFATDFREKILSVGEKKRTRKATTRFLSDAESVNIPAAYRHHVEAGVMNYYLEQGYDAAFTENYPWRGLFGLVFWDIIYDANVQAIHHPLQRAPSDFYLPDFYLKREELLKKRLAELATKDDWRRHTGRMFNAKYGITNVLVDWSDELHTLVQRMIELLDVEQLRLILLEMARNVREHTRGFPDLLVWNEQGQYDFVEVKSPTDHLGPQQLHWLEYFQTIGIHGKVVRVIWEL, encoded by the coding sequence ATGGTTGGACGCCAGAAACTAATTCTTACGCCCCGGTATTATCTCGACAACTTCCGTTATGTACTCGACTTTGTCAAGCGATTGTACGGTGGCTTGCTGAACGAAGCTGAGTGGGACTTCATTCGTCGGTTTGACGCGTTGAGCCTCGATGCGCAGTGTCTGTATGTACGATTCAGTAACCGCAAAGGACTCTTTTTTCGGACCAACAAGCTACAGTATAACGAAATAACTGACCTACCGGCGGCTGTTGGCGAATTATTGACGGCTGGATTTATCGAGCGACTGGCGGCCCAGCACGAGATCAGGGGGGAGGAAGCACTCGGAGTTTTTACCAAGCCAGAACTGCTCGAATTGTTGCCGCTTGAGCCGGAAGAGAGCAAACCGCTTGCCAAAGAGAAGAAAGAACGCATCGTTCGGTATACGCTGCAGGAGCTTGATTTCGGTGAAGTGATTACGAGTCTGACTACGCGCGAAACCGTCGTCAAGCTGAACTTCGAGGCCGAAGATGTAATGATCAAGTACCTGTTTTTCGGCAATCGGGGTAGCAGTATGACCGAGTTCGTGGTCCGCGATCTGGGCATGGTCAACTTTGAACGCTACGACGAGAGTAAATTAACGGCTCGGTTTCGGACCCGTAAAGAAGTCGAAGATAAACTGCTGATTTCGCTGACGAACGAGGATTTCTATGAACTTAAAGAAGCCGAAACGCCCGCCGAAGCGATCTACAACTGGTTCCTGAACTGGAATGAAACCCGCCCTGAACTGACCGAAATCGCCATTCCCGGCTATCAGAAGCTGGTCGTTCGGGTAGGGGCCTATCTGGAGCGGCAGAAATTGCCGGAGCAGGCACTATCGGTCTACGAGCTTTCGGATCGGGTGCCGGCGCGTGAACGACGGGTGCGTCTGCTGTTTAAAAACGGCTCTGTCGATGAAGCGCTCGCTCTCTGCGACGAAATTGCGGTCAATCCGCTGAATGCGGAGGAACGCTATTTTGCTACTGATTTCCGCGAGAAAATTCTAAGCGTAGGCGAGAAGAAGCGGACACGCAAGGCAACGACCCGTTTTCTGTCCGATGCCGAAAGTGTTAATATTCCGGCTGCTTACCGGCATCACGTCGAAGCGGGTGTCATGAACTATTACCTGGAACAAGGCTACGACGCGGCATTCACGGAAAATTACCCCTGGCGGGGACTGTTCGGCCTGGTATTTTGGGACATCATCTACGATGCCAACGTGCAGGCCATTCATCACCCGCTGCAACGGGCTCCATCGGATTTTTACCTGCCTGATTTCTACCTGAAACGGGAAGAACTTTTGAAAAAGCGATTGGCCGAACTCGCGACCAAAGACGACTGGCGACGCCATACGGGCCGGATGTTCAACGCCAAATACGGGATCACCAATGTACTGGTCGACTGGTCCGATGAGCTGCATACGCTCGTTCAACGGATGATCGAACTGCTGGATGTTGAGCAGTTACGGCTGATTCTGCTGGAAATGGCCCGTAACGTTCGGGAGCATACGCGGGGTTTTCCGGATCTACTAGTCTGGAATGAGCAGGGCCAGTATGATTTTGTGGAAGTGAAATCGCCGACTGACCACTTGGGGCCGCAGCAGCTACACTGGCTGGAATATTTTCAGACCATCGGTATTCACGGAAAAGTTGTTCGTGTAATCTGGGAGCTGTAG
- a CDS encoding sugar phosphate isomerase/epimerase family protein, protein MQRRSFLKQSGLLTAGAFALTQSELLANAPAKAINPFGVQLYSVRDVLPKDPKGIMTELAQMGYKQFESFSGAKGFLWGMEPKEIKSFLDGLGVKMISTHFDYRGSADKPDVLKKNIEMAHDAGLTYLLCPYIGPQKSFDDWKKIADQFNTVGEEVKKAGLKFGYHNHDYSFKPLDGKLPQEYLLANTDPKYVMFELDLCWIDVAGVDTAAHLKKYGKRYELCHIKDYKKEGGKPVQNDLGKGSVDFKSTLRVAMDSGIKYFIVEQEEYPESPMVSMKNDAEYMKKLTV, encoded by the coding sequence ATGCAAAGACGGAGTTTCCTCAAGCAATCTGGCCTGCTCACTGCCGGCGCTTTTGCCCTTACCCAATCTGAATTACTGGCCAATGCACCTGCGAAGGCGATTAACCCGTTTGGGGTACAATTGTATAGCGTCCGCGATGTGCTGCCTAAAGACCCTAAAGGCATCATGACCGAATTGGCGCAAATGGGTTATAAACAATTCGAGAGTTTTAGCGGTGCGAAAGGCTTTCTGTGGGGCATGGAGCCTAAAGAGATCAAATCATTTCTTGACGGTCTGGGCGTAAAAATGATCAGTACGCACTTCGACTACCGGGGTTCCGCCGACAAGCCGGATGTGCTCAAGAAAAACATCGAAATGGCGCACGATGCCGGATTGACCTATTTGCTTTGCCCCTACATTGGACCGCAGAAATCGTTCGACGACTGGAAAAAGATCGCGGACCAGTTCAACACGGTAGGCGAAGAGGTTAAGAAAGCCGGGCTGAAATTCGGGTACCATAACCACGATTACTCGTTCAAACCACTCGACGGTAAACTGCCACAGGAATACCTACTGGCCAATACCGATCCTAAATATGTGATGTTTGAACTGGATCTGTGCTGGATCGATGTGGCTGGCGTTGATACGGCTGCCCACCTGAAAAAGTATGGCAAACGGTACGAACTGTGCCACATCAAAGATTACAAAAAGGAGGGGGGCAAACCCGTTCAGAACGATCTGGGCAAAGGAAGTGTCGACTTCAAATCGACGTTGCGGGTTGCCATGGACAGTGGCATCAAATACTTCATTGTGGAGCAGGAAGAATATCCCGAATCGCCAATGGTCAGCATGAAAAATGACGCTGAATACATGAAAAAGCTGACGGTATAA
- a CDS encoding response regulator, translating to MKSKLPAVWIVDDDEDDQYLFELAFKRLVPPVQIKLLNDGEDLLPNLADSDDLPGLVILDLNMPRLNGFEALKQLRAEPAYQALPVVVLTTSSSYEDRERAVQLGANGFLTKPPSMDILLTLFGQLVQQWQLS from the coding sequence TTGAAGTCAAAACTACCCGCCGTCTGGATCGTCGACGATGATGAAGACGATCAATATTTGTTCGAGCTTGCCTTTAAGCGGCTTGTGCCGCCTGTCCAGATCAAGCTGCTTAACGATGGCGAAGATTTATTGCCGAACCTGGCTGACAGTGACGATCTGCCTGGTCTGGTTATTCTGGATTTGAACATGCCCCGACTCAACGGGTTCGAAGCCCTGAAGCAATTGCGGGCCGAACCCGCTTACCAGGCCTTGCCCGTCGTAGTACTCACAACATCATCCAGCTACGAGGACCGCGAACGGGCAGTACAGCTAGGAGCTAATGGCTTTCTGACCAAACCTCCATCCATGGATATACTGCTGACATTATTTGGTCAATTAGTGCAGCAGTGGCAACTGAGCTAA
- a CDS encoding response regulator, protein MRLPLNRHPHVMLIDDDEDDYFLLKGAFSTYSDQVQLTHQRTATNLMDALLQLTRLPDLILLDLNLPPLNGLEVLATLKQDARTRQIPVLIWSGSIAQDQLRQCYEGGVSSVLLKSADQHSLVEAVQRICTYWFEVMLLPDNSV, encoded by the coding sequence ATGCGCCTACCTCTCAATCGACACCCGCACGTCATGCTCATTGACGACGACGAGGATGATTATTTTTTGCTGAAAGGTGCCTTCAGCACTTACTCAGATCAAGTTCAGCTTACCCACCAGCGTACGGCTACCAACCTGATGGACGCCCTTCTTCAGTTGACACGTTTACCCGATTTGATTCTGCTGGACCTCAATCTGCCTCCCCTCAACGGGCTGGAGGTGCTGGCCACGCTGAAGCAGGATGCCCGAACCCGCCAGATTCCCGTTTTGATCTGGTCAGGGTCCATTGCTCAGGATCAACTCCGTCAATGCTACGAAGGTGGAGTCAGTTCAGTACTGCTCAAATCCGCCGATCAGCACAGTCTTGTTGAGGCTGTCCAACGAATTTGTACCTATTGGTTCGAAGTGATGCTTCTGCCTGATAATTCGGTGTAG
- a CDS encoding DoxX family membrane protein, with the protein MKTLLNLFDQFDELDSAINRWLVAHSITLLRISLGLVFLGFGVLKFFPGISPIESLATRTTTLLTLGVFSGHSAMNFVATLECIIGLCFLTGRFLRIAVWLMAAQMIGAMSPLIFYSHELFSGPHHGPSLAAQYIIKDIILVAAGMVIAATWTGARIVAEPRSFRSALKSRLPRVVRRQASSISLG; encoded by the coding sequence ATGAAGACGCTTCTTAACCTTTTCGATCAATTCGATGAACTCGATTCTGCTATCAACCGGTGGCTCGTTGCTCATAGTATCACCCTGCTTCGCATTAGTCTGGGGTTAGTTTTCCTGGGCTTCGGTGTCCTCAAATTTTTCCCCGGCATCAGCCCGATTGAGTCGCTGGCTACCCGTACGACCACCCTGTTGACGCTGGGCGTTTTTTCGGGCCATTCGGCGATGAATTTTGTCGCAACACTGGAATGTATAATCGGGCTATGTTTCCTCACGGGACGATTCCTGCGGATTGCCGTCTGGCTGATGGCGGCCCAAATGATTGGTGCCATGTCGCCCCTGATTTTCTATTCTCATGAACTCTTCTCGGGACCCCATCACGGACCTTCGCTGGCAGCTCAATACATCATCAAAGACATCATTCTGGTAGCGGCTGGTATGGTCATTGCCGCCACCTGGACCGGTGCCCGGATTGTTGCTGAACCCCGCAGCTTTCGGAGTGCGCTAAAAAGCCGACTACCCCGTGTTGTTCGTCGACAGGCATCGTCCATCAGCTTGGGCTAG
- a CDS encoding LytTR family DNA-binding domain-containing protein, producing the protein MPTLKVAGLEKPIAIESIVWIEGDGNYARLHFTTGQFYLAAHTLNWFKKQLSGFIRIHKSVLINPAHVVQFAQTKAKEAQVFMSTGSSLDIARRRIGEVRTMLGMPPFEAHSFLLIDPGSQQNKDQTINFR; encoded by the coding sequence ATGCCTACGCTAAAAGTAGCCGGATTAGAGAAACCTATTGCGATTGAATCAATTGTCTGGATTGAGGGGGATGGCAACTATGCTCGTCTCCATTTTACCACTGGTCAGTTTTATCTGGCTGCTCACACCCTAAACTGGTTTAAAAAACAGTTGTCCGGTTTCATCCGTATTCACAAATCGGTTTTGATCAACCCGGCTCATGTCGTTCAGTTTGCGCAAACCAAGGCCAAAGAGGCACAGGTATTCATGAGTACGGGATCCAGTCTGGACATCGCCCGCCGACGTATTGGGGAGGTACGAACGATGCTGGGTATGCCGCCTTTCGAAGCTCACAGCTTTCTGCTGATCGACCCAGGTTCGCAGCAGAATAAGGACCAGACTATAAATTTTCGCTAA
- a CDS encoding response regulator, protein MKNKPSSSTSKANFSQAKVLIVEDNPDQWFLIQHAMQQCLGEVTPHRAETTQQALDLLNQWQYAEWEQPKLILLDLYVPRNSDGWQLLESIKAMPAPLSHIPIVMFSSSSDRSDIVKGYELGISSYLVKPSKVEDWLNFFQRLRLFWWETATLPRSGFSF, encoded by the coding sequence ATGAAAAATAAACCTTCCTCATCGACGAGTAAAGCTAATTTCAGCCAAGCCAAAGTATTGATTGTTGAAGATAATCCTGACCAATGGTTTCTCATTCAACATGCTATGCAGCAGTGCCTTGGCGAAGTTACTCCGCATCGGGCCGAGACGACCCAGCAGGCCCTGGATCTTTTAAATCAATGGCAGTACGCAGAATGGGAGCAACCTAAACTAATTCTACTGGATTTATACGTTCCCCGAAACAGCGACGGCTGGCAACTGCTGGAAAGCATCAAAGCGATGCCGGCCCCATTGAGCCATATTCCAATCGTCATGTTCAGTTCATCATCGGACCGATCAGATATTGTTAAGGGCTACGAACTTGGTATATCGTCCTATCTGGTTAAACCCAGTAAGGTTGAAGACTGGCTGAATTTTTTCCAGCGACTGCGGCTTTTCTGGTGGGAGACGGCTACGTTGCCCCGTTCAGGATTTAGTTTTTAG
- a CDS encoding TMF family protein — protein sequence MKSTLHLLLVLCFLSPTVGLAQNNYVVRVTNAASPGEDNTIIGPLAGNTAMTGTNNVFLGNQAGASNTAGGYNVFNGNQAGLKNLGGFFNVFVGTAAGQSNTEGSGNNFIGFVAGQSNTTGTENIFLGDQAGRFNEIGSYNLSLGVQAGYANKSSSYNTFVGSSAGFKSTAGPNTFLGGSAGYNNQTGTQNTFVGYEAGYFNTASANTFMGYQAGRSTTSGTANVFIGSAAGYTNSTGMGNLFLGQQAGYNTISSYNLFMGNASGSTTTTGLGNTAIGDGSLLRNSLGTHNVAIGRFAGVESRNDENVFIGFAADVSPNTPNLTNATAIGARARVSQSNSIVLGANANVGIGNGAPSAKLHITTGTANTSGLRLENLTSNSPASATSQAKFLTVDGAGNVILGSLSGSAREGAVEALWQRKGSFLQSTNGESIIIGQGVDKTPTDYNLFVSKGILTEKVKVAVKNTSDWSDKVFEKSYQLKSLTEVEQYINQSGHLPGVPSAIEVVEKGIDVAKMDAKLLEKIEELTLYSIQLEKQLQANDKKHQAEIQANTARQQTEIDDLKQLVKLLLNKK from the coding sequence ATGAAATCAACTCTACACCTATTACTAGTCCTTTGTTTTTTAAGTCCTACGGTTGGTCTAGCCCAGAACAACTACGTGGTCCGCGTTACTAATGCGGCCTCGCCGGGTGAAGACAATACCATCATTGGTCCCTTGGCGGGTAACACGGCCATGACGGGTACGAATAACGTCTTCCTAGGCAACCAAGCTGGTGCGTCGAATACTGCTGGTGGTTATAATGTGTTTAATGGCAATCAGGCAGGCCTCAAGAATCTAGGCGGCTTTTTCAACGTCTTTGTTGGCACGGCTGCCGGGCAGAGCAATACCGAGGGTAGCGGAAACAACTTTATTGGCTTTGTCGCGGGACAAAGTAACACGACCGGCACTGAAAATATTTTTTTGGGTGATCAGGCGGGTCGCTTTAACGAAATAGGAAGTTATAATCTCAGCTTAGGCGTCCAGGCTGGCTACGCCAATAAATCATCCAGCTACAACACGTTTGTGGGCAGCTCCGCTGGCTTCAAATCCACCGCCGGACCCAATACCTTTCTGGGTGGTTCGGCAGGCTACAATAATCAGACGGGCACACAAAACACGTTCGTGGGCTATGAGGCTGGCTATTTTAACACAGCTTCAGCTAACACGTTTATGGGTTATCAGGCGGGCCGTAGTACTACATCTGGCACGGCGAATGTCTTCATTGGCAGCGCGGCTGGCTATACCAACTCCACCGGTATGGGTAACTTGTTCCTGGGCCAACAAGCAGGTTACAACACTATCAGCTCATACAACCTGTTCATGGGTAACGCGTCGGGCAGTACCACCACCACTGGTCTGGGTAACACAGCTATTGGCGATGGCTCGCTCTTGCGCAATAGCTTAGGCACCCACAACGTGGCCATTGGCCGTTTTGCGGGCGTGGAGAGCCGTAACGATGAGAACGTCTTTATTGGCTTTGCCGCCGATGTGTCGCCAAACACCCCAAACCTCACTAACGCCACCGCCATTGGCGCCCGCGCCCGGGTCAGCCAGAGTAACAGTATTGTATTAGGAGCCAATGCCAACGTCGGCATCGGCAATGGAGCTCCATCAGCTAAGCTGCACATCACCACAGGTACAGCCAATACGTCTGGTTTACGCTTAGAGAATCTGACCAGCAACTCGCCGGCTAGTGCAACAAGTCAGGCCAAGTTTCTGACCGTCGATGGAGCGGGTAATGTGATTCTAGGTAGTCTGAGCGGCTCGGCTCGGGAGGGCGCAGTGGAAGCCCTCTGGCAGCGGAAAGGCTCGTTCTTGCAAAGCACCAACGGGGAATCGATCATTATCGGTCAGGGAGTGGATAAGACGCCAACGGACTATAATCTGTTTGTGAGCAAAGGTATTTTAACCGAAAAGGTGAAGGTAGCCGTTAAGAATACCTCGGATTGGAGTGATAAGGTATTCGAGAAAAGCTATCAACTCAAGAGTCTAACAGAGGTCGAACAGTACATCAACCAGTCAGGTCATTTACCCGGCGTACCCTCAGCCATTGAGGTCGTGGAAAAGGGTATTGACGTGGCTAAGATGGATGCCAAACTGCTGGAAAAGATCGAGGAACTGACCCTCTACAGTATCCAGTTGGAGAAGCAGCTTCAGGCAAATGACAAGAAGCATCAGGCCGAGATTCAGGCTAATACAGCCCGCCAGCAAACAGAGATTGATGACCTTAAGCAATTAGTCAAACTGTTGCTTAATAAAAAGTAA
- a CDS encoding TMF family protein, with amino-acid sequence MKPSILLFLLSLSTPLLAQPNYVATTPASLTPGFGNTIVGIDAGNSEITGRTNSLLGGSAGKSITSGSQNTFIGYEAGTLNTTGTQNTYVGHHAGRRSIGTFSNTFIGSLSGAYNVTGQYNTFIGSQAGFINTAGISNTFVGSGAGQNNTDGSNNVFVGSGSGVANTTGNNNLFLGLSAGNANVSGQLNVYMGAFAGYSNQSGLGNMFLGQQAGYFSTGSYNLFMGNSSGSRTTTGDGNTAIGDGSLLKNITGVNNAAIGRYAGVESYGSENVFIGFAADVNPNTPGVTNATAIGARARVSQSNSIVLGANANVGIGNGAPSAKLHITTGTANTSGLRLENLTSNSPASATSQAKFLTVDGAGNVILGSLSGSAREGAVEALWQRNGTLLQSLNGESVVIGSKVGKTPSGYKLFVEEGILTEKVKVAVKNTSEWSDKVFDTGYPLKSLDEVGKYIQANKHLPGVPSAVEVVEKGIDVAKMDAKLLEKIEELTLYSILLEKTAKQQQAQIDELKQLVQQLANKK; translated from the coding sequence ATGAAACCAAGTATCCTTCTGTTCCTTTTGTCACTAAGTACTCCACTATTAGCTCAGCCTAATTACGTAGCCACTACTCCTGCTTCATTGACTCCGGGATTCGGAAATACGATTGTGGGTATTGATGCGGGAAATTCCGAAATAACAGGTAGAACAAACTCTCTTTTGGGGGGTAGTGCCGGAAAAAGCATTACTAGTGGATCGCAAAACACGTTTATCGGCTATGAAGCAGGCACATTAAACACTACAGGCACTCAGAACACATATGTAGGGCATCATGCCGGGCGGAGAAGCATAGGAACATTTTCCAACACGTTTATCGGCTCTTTATCAGGCGCTTATAATGTAACTGGCCAATACAATACCTTTATTGGCAGCCAGGCTGGTTTTATTAACACTGCAGGGATTAGTAATACTTTTGTTGGTTCGGGGGCGGGGCAGAACAATACAGATGGCTCAAATAATGTATTTGTTGGTTCGGGGAGTGGTGTTGCTAACACCACAGGCAATAATAATTTGTTCTTGGGGTTGAGTGCAGGTAACGCAAACGTTTCTGGTCAACTCAATGTGTATATGGGTGCCTTTGCGGGTTATAGCAATCAATCAGGATTGGGTAATATGTTTCTGGGCCAACAGGCAGGCTATTTTTCTACAGGTTCCTATAACCTCTTCATGGGCAACAGTTCTGGAAGTCGAACTACTACGGGAGATGGTAACACAGCTATTGGTGACGGTTCTTTGCTGAAGAACATAACGGGCGTCAACAACGCGGCCATTGGTCGTTATGCTGGGGTGGAAAGCTATGGAAGTGAGAACGTCTTCATTGGTTTTGCCGCTGATGTCAACCCTAATACCCCCGGCGTGACCAATGCTACCGCCATTGGAGCAAGAGCCCGTGTTAGCCAAAGTAACAGTATTGTGCTAGGAGCCAATGCTAATGTAGGTATTGGCAACGGAGCTCCATCAGCTAAGCTGCACATCACCACAGGTACAGCCAATACGTCTGGTTTACGCTTAGAGAATCTGACCAGCAACTCGCCGGCTAGTGCAACAAGTCAGGCCAAGTTTCTGACCGTCGATGGAGCGGGTAATGTGATTCTAGGTAGTCTGAGCGGCTCGGCTCGGGAGGGCGCAGTGGAAGCGCTCTGGCAGCGGAACGGAACGCTATTGCAGAGTTTAAACGGGGAGTCGGTTGTGATTGGCTCGAAGGTCGGCAAAACGCCATCGGGTTATAAACTTTTTGTGGAGGAAGGCATTCTGACTGAGAAGGTAAAGGTAGCCGTCAAGAACACCAGTGAGTGGAGTGATAAGGTATTCGATACTGGTTATCCACTGAAAAGCCTTGATGAAGTGGGTAAGTATATTCAGGCTAACAAGCATTTGCCTGGCGTACCCTCCGCCGTTGAAGTAGTGGAAAAAGGCATCGACGTGGCGAAGATGGATGCCAAGCTGCTGGAGAAGATCGAAGAACTGACCCTGTACAGCATTCTACTGGAAAAAACCGCTAAGCAGCAGCAAGCCCAGATTGACGAATTAAAGCAATTGGTGCAGCAATTAGCCAACAAGAAGTAG